The following coding sequences lie in one Rickettsiella endosymbiont of Rhagonycha lignosa genomic window:
- a CDS encoding ABC transporter permease yields the protein MSTSVNASIAISAQQKNQIDCYGAWTLHGIHKKNLDHAFKKLNRSTESSFILNAAAITRMDSSGAWQLYQWKKQLTKKRDVQLTGLNQKHHALFAMIEEAAHQLKPLPKPKSYTGLALLGKKVTEQWHELKSFLCFIGKTFTTAIQTIWQPNQLRGRAIMSIIENTGLDALGIIALLSFMIGIVLTYQMGFQLKNFGATLFIIDLLGLAILREFAPLLTAIMIAGRSGSAFTAQLGMMKIKEEIDALNTMGVPPRQLLILPRIWGLLIALPLLTVWADIFGLLGGMAMTHNMLNISYTDFLQRFPKVVSLSSLIIGVGKAPVFALIIANTACFQGLRVSGSADSVGRQTTRSVVQGIFFIIVADALFSILFSNLNI from the coding sequence ATGTCGACATCAGTTAATGCTTCTATAGCCATTTCAGCACAGCAAAAAAATCAAATTGATTGTTACGGTGCTTGGACCTTACATGGCATTCATAAAAAAAATTTAGACCACGCTTTTAAAAAACTAAATCGCAGCACAGAATCGTCATTCATTTTAAATGCCGCAGCTATCACGCGTATGGATAGTAGTGGTGCCTGGCAACTTTACCAATGGAAAAAACAACTCACTAAAAAAAGAGATGTGCAGCTTACTGGTTTAAATCAAAAACACCATGCATTGTTTGCAATGATAGAAGAAGCAGCACATCAATTAAAACCTTTACCCAAGCCAAAAAGTTATACTGGTTTAGCCTTGTTGGGTAAAAAAGTAACTGAACAATGGCATGAGCTTAAATCATTTTTATGTTTTATTGGTAAAACCTTTACTACCGCTATTCAAACAATTTGGCAGCCCAATCAACTTCGTGGTCGTGCCATCATGAGTATCATTGAGAATACCGGTTTAGATGCATTGGGTATTATTGCTTTATTATCTTTTATGATAGGTATTGTCTTAACTTATCAAATGGGTTTTCAATTAAAAAATTTTGGCGCAACTCTGTTTATCATTGACTTATTAGGCCTTGCCATATTACGTGAGTTTGCACCCTTATTAACAGCCATTATGATAGCCGGTCGCAGTGGATCCGCATTTACCGCTCAATTGGGTATGATGAAGATCAAAGAAGAAATTGATGCATTAAACACGATGGGCGTCCCACCGAGGCAATTATTAATTTTACCCCGTATTTGGGGCTTACTGATTGCTTTACCCCTGCTCACCGTTTGGGCAGATATTTTTGGCCTACTCGGTGGCATGGCAATGACACATAATATGCTAAATATTAGTTACACAGATTTCTTACAACGTTTTCCAAAAGTTGTTTCACTTTCTTCGCTTATTATTGGTGTGGGTAAAGCGCCGGTATTTGCGCTTATTATCGCCAACACCGCTTGTTTTCAAGGTTTACGTGTCAGCGGTAGTGCCGATAGTGTTGGCAGACAAACCACGCGTAGTGTAGTACAAGGCATTTTTTTTATTATTGTCGCTGACGCATTATTTTCGATTTTATTTAGTAACTTAAATATCTAA
- a CDS encoding MlaD family protein: MESKVNYTLVGAFVLILTIALIIFITWLSAGLSTKRYKSFLVIMHESVAGLGVNSSVKYNGVNVGIVKKISLNDQNPEQVRLVLQIEEHTPITEGTTATLNSQGLTGITYLALQGSDSNLNPIPLLPGEKYPIIKSAPSLFLRLDTTLRDLNNNMNQITQDINGVLGGENPVLFRKILNNLSITSNHLAAQSKRLDAILINTARSTRAFPSLMNTLTQQTLPSTNQVLNNLSIMTDNLLELSDNLRQNPSILIRGQKPPPLGPGEE, encoded by the coding sequence ATGGAATCTAAAGTCAATTATACCTTAGTTGGTGCTTTTGTTCTTATTTTGACCATCGCCCTCATTATTTTTATTACTTGGTTATCTGCGGGATTATCCACGAAGCGTTATAAAAGTTTCTTAGTCATCATGCATGAATCTGTGGCTGGCTTAGGGGTAAATTCTTCCGTTAAATATAATGGTGTTAATGTCGGTATCGTTAAGAAAATTTCTTTAAATGACCAGAATCCTGAACAAGTACGCTTGGTATTACAAATAGAAGAACATACACCTATTACCGAAGGCACAACAGCTACCTTAAATAGTCAAGGTTTGACAGGGATCACTTACCTGGCATTGCAAGGCAGTGATTCTAACCTAAATCCTATTCCACTCCTTCCGGGTGAAAAATACCCCATTATTAAAAGCGCTCCTTCTTTGTTTTTACGTTTAGATACGACTTTACGTGATCTGAATAATAATATGAATCAGATTACACAAGATATTAATGGTGTATTAGGGGGTGAAAATCCAGTATTATTTAGAAAGATTTTAAATAATTTATCCATAACCAGTAATCACTTAGCGGCGCAAAGTAAACGTCTCGATGCTATTTTAATTAATACCGCACGTTCAACACGTGCATTTCCATCGTTAATGAATACATTAACCCAACAAACGCTCCCGTCTACCAATCAAGTATTAAATAACCTAAGTATCATGACGGATAATTTACTTGAACTGTCAGATAATCTAAGACAAAACCCCAGCATATTAATTCGCGGACAGAAACCACCACCTTTAGGACCAGGAGAAGAATAA
- a CDS encoding ABC transporter ATP-binding protein produces the protein MSSNKRYNAIMHASDPVIKVKNVKLLLAGQWIHCGINLEVQHGEIIGIVGGSGSGKSTLLREILALLTPTSGEIEVFGKNLNKLSASELLKIQCRWGVLFQQSALFTSLNVIENISFPLQEHTKLDKTTIKELALIKLLAVGLPMDSATKYPSELSGGMLKRAALARALIMDPELLLLDEPTAGLDPQGAEEFDALVLNLRNILGLTIVMVTHDLDTLWQITDKVAFLSAGRVLEFAPMKQLTQSKQAAIVAYFQGPRGRMTQHLYEGNHGI, from the coding sequence ATGTCATCGAATAAGCGCTATAATGCCATTATGCATGCTTCTGACCCCGTTATAAAAGTTAAAAATGTTAAACTCCTCCTCGCGGGTCAATGGATCCATTGCGGCATTAATTTAGAAGTACAACACGGAGAAATTATTGGCATAGTCGGTGGCAGCGGTTCAGGAAAATCGACATTGCTGCGCGAAATTTTAGCCCTACTGACACCTACTTCTGGAGAGATTGAAGTTTTCGGTAAAAATTTAAACAAGCTTTCTGCAAGCGAGTTACTTAAAATACAATGTCGTTGGGGCGTATTATTTCAACAATCAGCACTCTTTACATCGCTTAATGTCATTGAAAATATAAGCTTTCCCTTGCAAGAACATACAAAATTGGACAAAACGACAATCAAAGAGCTAGCTTTAATTAAATTATTAGCGGTAGGATTACCGATGGATTCGGCCACAAAATATCCATCTGAACTGAGTGGTGGAATGCTCAAGCGAGCGGCTTTAGCACGTGCTCTAATCATGGATCCTGAATTATTATTACTCGATGAGCCCACCGCAGGCCTCGACCCACAAGGCGCAGAAGAATTTGATGCATTAGTCTTAAACTTGCGCAACATTTTAGGATTAACCATCGTCATGGTCACGCATGATTTGGATACTTTATGGCAAATTACCGATAAAGTTGCTTTTTTAAGTGCGGGACGCGTTTTGGAATTTGCACCTATGAAACAACTTACACAATCCAAACAAGCGGCTATAGTGGCTTATTTTCAGGGACCACGGGGGCGCATGACGCAACATCTTTACGAGGGAAATCATGGAATCTAA
- the epmA gene encoding elongation factor P--(R)-beta-lysine ligase, with protein MKNIENNWQPTTSLSMLRCRAKLFADIREFFAERQILEVETPLLSHATVTDPHLHSFKTEYCLDNTEQSQTLYLQTSPEFAMKRLLATGSGPIYQISKAFRNRGESGRYHNPEFSLLEWYQPDYDHHQLMDEVETLLKKLLACESAQRFSYAEIFQYYLNIDPHQLSIQELNQTIITLGINTENLGLNKIEDYLNFLMSHVIEPQLPKQLVFIYDYPVTLAALAKIRSDVTPVAERFEVYLQGIELANGFHELSDANEQYLRFNNDLSMRTRLGYPQVPIDKYLLAALTHGLPNCAGVALGIDRLLMLMAKADKLSDVISFPIDRS; from the coding sequence ATGAAGAACATTGAAAACAATTGGCAGCCTACGACTAGCTTATCGATGCTACGTTGTCGCGCCAAACTTTTCGCCGATATTCGTGAGTTTTTTGCCGAACGCCAGATTCTAGAAGTAGAAACTCCACTGCTTTCACACGCTACGGTGACGGATCCACATTTACATAGTTTCAAAACTGAATATTGTCTAGATAATACCGAACAATCACAGACACTTTATCTGCAAACTTCCCCAGAATTTGCTATGAAACGATTATTGGCAACTGGATCGGGGCCCATCTATCAAATTTCTAAGGCATTTCGTAACCGAGGAGAATCGGGACGTTATCACAATCCTGAATTTAGCCTATTAGAATGGTATCAACCTGACTATGATCATCATCAATTAATGGATGAAGTTGAAACTTTATTAAAAAAACTTTTAGCATGTGAATCTGCACAACGTTTTAGTTATGCAGAAATTTTTCAATATTATTTGAATATTGATCCGCATCAACTTTCTATTCAAGAATTAAACCAAACTATAATTACACTAGGTATTAACACTGAAAATTTAGGTTTAAATAAAATTGAAGATTATTTAAATTTCTTGATGTCTCATGTCATCGAACCACAATTACCTAAACAATTAGTTTTTATATATGATTATCCTGTTACTTTAGCCGCGTTAGCCAAAATACGCAGCGATGTTACGCCGGTTGCAGAGCGGTTTGAAGTTTATCTACAGGGCATTGAACTTGCGAATGGATTTCATGAATTAAGTGATGCCAACGAACAATATTTACGCTTTAACAATGATCTAAGTATGCGTACTAGGCTTGGCTATCCCCAAGTACCTATCGATAAATATTTATTAGCCGCTTTGACACACGGACTACCTAACTGTGCAGGTGTTGCTTTAGGTATTGATCGTTTATTAATGCTCATGGCAAAAGCAGATAAACTATCAGATGTGATTAGCTTTCCCATCGACCGCTCATAA
- the prfA gene encoding peptide chain release factor 1: protein MKTSLFNRLTLIVERYEELTALLGDMGVIKDQNHFRDLSKEYVQLGPVVQCFQQYRTNLDILNQAEQCLHDTDSAVRELASEEINIAQKKQVELEKELERLLLPQDPNDQRNVFLEIRAAAGGDEAAIFAGDLFRMYSRYAENQGWAMEIIHMNPSEQGGYKEIIARIAGTAVYAHLKFESGAHRVQRVPETEAQGRVHTSTCTVAILPEIETVDDVTINPADLKIDTFRASGAGGQHVQKTDSAIRITHLPTGLVVECQDERSQHKNRARAMSLLQAKLLAAQKAKQQREEAETRRDLVGSGDRSERIRTYNFPQGRLTDHRINLTLYQLSDIMEGHLEPVIQSLTREYQADELAALGE, encoded by the coding sequence ATGAAGACCTCTTTATTCAATAGATTGACCTTAATCGTCGAACGTTACGAAGAATTAACCGCTTTATTGGGTGATATGGGTGTAATCAAGGATCAAAATCATTTCCGTGACTTATCTAAGGAGTATGTTCAGTTAGGCCCTGTCGTACAATGTTTTCAGCAATATCGGACTAACTTAGATATCCTAAATCAAGCCGAACAGTGTTTACATGATACTGATTCGGCAGTGCGCGAACTTGCCAGCGAAGAAATTAATATTGCACAAAAAAAACAAGTCGAATTAGAAAAAGAATTAGAGCGCTTATTATTACCCCAAGATCCTAATGATCAACGAAATGTTTTTTTAGAAATTCGCGCAGCTGCCGGAGGCGATGAAGCGGCTATTTTTGCCGGCGATTTATTTCGAATGTATTCGCGTTATGCAGAAAATCAGGGTTGGGCAATGGAAATTATTCATATGAATCCTAGTGAGCAAGGTGGTTATAAAGAAATTATTGCGCGTATTGCGGGGACTGCTGTTTATGCGCATTTGAAATTTGAATCCGGTGCGCATCGTGTGCAACGCGTGCCTGAAACCGAAGCGCAAGGACGCGTTCATACTTCGACGTGTACGGTAGCGATACTTCCTGAAATCGAAACTGTGGATGATGTCACCATCAATCCTGCGGATTTAAAAATTGATACTTTTCGTGCTTCAGGCGCTGGCGGACAACACGTACAAAAAACCGATTCTGCCATTCGCATTACGCATTTACCCACGGGCTTAGTCGTGGAATGTCAAGATGAACGTTCGCAGCATAAAAATCGTGCTCGCGCGATGTCTTTATTACAAGCTAAATTATTAGCAGCGCAAAAAGCCAAACAACAACGTGAAGAAGCAGAAACACGTCGAGATTTAGTCGGTAGCGGGGATCGGTCTGAGCGTATCCGCACATATAATTTTCCGCAAGGTCGTTTAACCGATCACCGGATAAATCTAACGTTGTATCAATTATCTGATATCATGGAAGGTCATTTAGAACCAGTTATTCAATCTTTGACGCGTGAATATCAAGCTGACGAATTAGCGGCCTTGGGCGAATAG
- the pncA gene encoding bifunctional nicotinamidase/pyrazinamidase: MKKALILVDLQNDFMPGGSLAVDNADEVIPVANRVQQHFKYVIATQDWHPEDHTCFANNHKGRFPGEFIQQAGLSQILWPVHCVQNTKGAEFVKNLKLDHIIKVFRKGNDPEIDSYSGFFENDHQKETGLAEFLKELQITEVYIMGVATDYCVKYTVLDACKLGFKTYLIEDGCRAVNVNPEDGRLAISEMKTVGVKIIQSDEVE, from the coding sequence ATGAAAAAAGCCTTGATCTTAGTGGATTTACAAAATGACTTTATGCCTGGCGGTTCCTTAGCAGTAGATAATGCTGATGAAGTGATTCCTGTGGCTAATCGTGTGCAACAACATTTTAAATATGTTATTGCTACACAGGATTGGCATCCAGAAGATCACACCTGTTTTGCTAACAATCATAAAGGGCGATTTCCCGGAGAATTTATTCAACAAGCGGGGTTGTCACAAATATTATGGCCTGTACATTGTGTACAAAATACGAAAGGTGCAGAGTTTGTAAAAAATCTTAAATTAGATCATATTATCAAAGTATTTCGTAAAGGTAATGATCCAGAAATTGATAGTTATAGTGGTTTTTTTGAAAATGATCATCAAAAAGAAACAGGCTTAGCAGAGTTTCTCAAAGAGTTACAGATAACTGAAGTGTATATTATGGGAGTGGCAACAGATTATTGCGTTAAATATACAGTATTAGATGCCTGTAAATTAGGTTTCAAAACTTACTTGATCGAAGATGGATGTCGAGCTGTGAATGTCAATCCAGAAGATGGACGCTTAGCTATTTCTGAAATGAAAACTGTCGGTGTCAAGATAATTCAAAGTGATGAAGTTGAGTGA
- the dksA gene encoding RNA polymerase-binding protein DksA — MAEHKKLKKESKKQRSLPETRLELTSVNSEIDLNIAPYKERPGEDYMSSSQQAYFRRLLLQRKRVLLEDMGRTVHHLQDEGTSLPDISDRATQEEEFNLELRARDRERKLIKKIEDALQQLDEGHYGFCNSCGVEIGIRRLEARPTASLCIDCKTLDEIREKQTGG, encoded by the coding sequence ATGGCAGAACATAAAAAACTTAAAAAAGAATCTAAAAAACAACGTTCTTTACCAGAAACAAGGCTAGAATTGACTTCTGTTAATTCAGAAATTGATTTAAATATAGCGCCTTATAAGGAACGTCCTGGGGAAGACTATATGAGTTCGAGCCAGCAAGCGTATTTTCGCCGTTTATTATTACAGCGAAAACGCGTATTGTTGGAAGATATGGGTCGAACCGTGCATCATCTACAAGATGAGGGTACTTCTTTACCTGATATTAGCGATCGTGCGACTCAGGAAGAAGAATTTAATCTAGAATTACGTGCGCGCGACCGCGAACGTAAACTCATTAAAAAAATTGAGGATGCCTTACAGCAACTCGATGAAGGTCATTATGGCTTCTGTAATTCCTGTGGCGTTGAAATTGGTATTCGCCGCTTAGAAGCACGTCCTACCGCCAGTCTTTGTATCGATTGTAAAACTTTGGATGAAATTCGAGAAAAACAAACGGGTGGTTGA
- a CDS encoding ABC-type transport auxiliary lipoprotein family protein — MLNFLGRVGFGKNNCVHKAIIALQCLLLLSACSIFEPIKTPPMHYFTLAMPDPDWDNCAQQGRSTILVNQPRANAIYNSPRMIYIPACYQIQYFAQNRWADVPTQMLQSLLINSLQHTGYFQAIINTPSTTYYDWVLNTQLLSFQQEFISIPSRFRIAMRAQLIDARSRHVIATQDFVVVQTAAHDDPYGGALAANLAVQKILNEINCFCLRNLS; from the coding sequence GTGCTTAACTTTTTAGGTCGTGTGGGCTTTGGTAAAAATAATTGCGTCCACAAAGCAATAATAGCTTTGCAATGTTTACTGTTGTTATCGGCCTGTTCGATATTTGAGCCTATTAAAACTCCACCGATGCATTACTTTACTTTAGCCATGCCTGATCCAGATTGGGATAATTGTGCACAACAAGGGCGTAGCACAATATTGGTTAATCAACCTCGTGCCAATGCAATTTATAATAGTCCACGCATGATATACATCCCCGCTTGCTATCAAATCCAATATTTTGCACAAAATCGCTGGGCAGACGTGCCCACACAAATGTTACAGTCTTTATTAATCAATTCTTTACAACATACCGGCTATTTCCAAGCAATTATTAATACACCCTCCACTACTTATTATGATTGGGTGCTGAATACACAATTACTCAGCTTTCAACAAGAATTTATAAGCATTCCCAGTCGTTTCCGGATTGCGATGCGGGCGCAACTCATCGATGCCCGATCCAGACATGTCATTGCCACACAAGATTTTGTCGTGGTACAAACCGCAGCACATGATGATCCTTACGGTGGGGCGCTGGCTGCAAACCTCGCGGTACAAAAAATACTGAATGAAATTAATTGTTTTTGCTTAAGAAATTTAAGCTAA
- the dotB gene encoding Dot/Icm type IV secretion system ATPase DotB: protein MMMMTAHLLPDEPVRFTSACLARLLIHCQKLGASDITLQTGEPVFAESYGRLHRITQRKLSNTEVAEILNLIYGPNGSAQILSGVDIDTHYEFRPNRNERYRFRVNATGCLVEGHDAIQISFRTIPSTPPKMSDLKLESELINALAPAQGIVYVTGATGSGKTTLLAAIIRDLAEKEDSHRKILTYEAPIEFVYDSIDMPSAIVSQSEIPRHLPSFAAGVRNALRRKPRLILVGESRDPETIGASIEAALTGHPVYTTLHSNGVAETLRRLVNSFPAEEAKARMIDIIETIRVVIWQQLVPSADGKRIALREFLVFNEKLRDILLDSKLENISANTREMLKEYGQPMSVDAKRKFDAGLITQRVYKRLILSTESNEQHEEH from the coding sequence ATGATGATGATGACAGCACATCTACTTCCCGATGAACCGGTACGCTTCACTTCGGCTTGTCTAGCTCGACTACTCATTCACTGCCAAAAGCTGGGTGCATCGGATATTACACTGCAGACAGGCGAACCCGTCTTTGCTGAAAGTTATGGTCGCTTGCACCGTATTACGCAACGTAAATTATCCAATACCGAAGTCGCCGAAATACTCAATCTTATCTATGGACCTAATGGGAGTGCACAAATTTTAAGTGGAGTAGATATCGATACGCATTATGAATTTCGGCCTAATCGTAACGAACGTTATCGATTCCGGGTCAATGCCACAGGTTGTTTAGTAGAAGGCCATGACGCGATACAAATAAGCTTTCGAACTATACCGAGTACGCCACCTAAAATGTCGGATCTAAAGTTAGAAAGTGAATTAATCAATGCGTTAGCACCGGCACAAGGCATCGTGTATGTCACCGGAGCGACTGGCTCCGGGAAAACCACCTTGTTAGCTGCTATCATTCGCGATCTCGCTGAAAAAGAAGACTCACATCGCAAAATTCTTACCTATGAAGCGCCAATAGAATTTGTCTATGACTCTATTGACATGCCCAGTGCCATCGTCAGTCAATCCGAAATACCTAGACATTTACCCAGTTTTGCAGCCGGTGTACGCAATGCCTTGCGCCGCAAACCTCGACTCATATTAGTTGGTGAATCGCGCGATCCAGAAACCATCGGTGCCTCAATCGAAGCGGCTTTAACCGGACATCCTGTGTATACGACACTACATAGTAATGGCGTAGCAGAAACCTTAAGACGTTTAGTCAATTCTTTCCCTGCTGAAGAAGCTAAAGCCAGAATGATAGATATTATTGAAACCATACGCGTGGTTATTTGGCAACAGTTGGTACCTAGTGCGGATGGTAAGCGCATTGCTTTACGTGAATTTTTAGTTTTTAATGAAAAATTAAGAGATATTTTATTAGATTCTAAACTGGAAAATATCAGCGCCAATACACGAGAGATGTTAAAAGAATATGGCCAACCGATGTCTGTGGATGCCAAACGCAAATTTGACGCCGGTCTCATTACGCAACGCGTATATAAACGCTTAATTCTGAGCACAGAATCCAACGAACAGCATGAAGAACATTGA
- the prmC gene encoding peptide chain release factor N(5)-glutamine methyltransferase: MLLISSWRWAIKELNRTSPSAYLDAELLFAHALGLTRVQLHSQLPDRLLTTSQQKYIQQLIARRQSGEPIAYLLGRQEFWSLLFEVTPEVLIPRPETELLVQQVLDTFSTEQRKIVDLGTGSAAISVALALARPTWQFVAIDYSSGALQVAERNIRRYHLHTIELRQGDWCQALLAGEKFDAILSNPPYLAADDPHLQTECALAYEPKNALISGKNGLNDLEIIIQQSREYLQEGGILFLEHGYQQATFVKEFFLKYGYHQIKNYKDLAGHQRVSSGKWN, encoded by the coding sequence ATGTTGTTAATTTCCTCTTGGCGTTGGGCGATCAAAGAATTAAATCGAACTAGTCCCAGCGCGTATTTAGATGCGGAATTGTTATTTGCGCATGCTTTAGGACTTACTCGTGTGCAATTACATAGTCAACTTCCGGATAGATTACTGACAACGTCCCAGCAAAAATACATACAACAATTGATTGCACGTCGACAATCGGGAGAACCGATTGCTTATTTACTGGGTCGACAGGAATTTTGGTCATTGCTTTTTGAAGTGACACCGGAAGTACTGATTCCTCGACCGGAAACAGAATTATTAGTACAACAGGTACTTGATACCTTTAGCACTGAACAACGAAAAATAGTGGATTTGGGAACAGGCTCGGCAGCAATTTCTGTTGCATTAGCTTTGGCTAGACCGACATGGCAATTCGTTGCAATCGATTATTCCTCTGGTGCTTTACAGGTTGCCGAACGTAACATCCGCCGTTATCACCTACATACGATAGAACTACGTCAGGGTGATTGGTGCCAAGCATTATTAGCTGGAGAAAAGTTTGATGCGATTCTTAGTAATCCACCTTATCTTGCAGCGGATGATCCACACTTGCAAACGGAATGTGCTTTGGCTTACGAACCGAAAAATGCTTTAATTTCAGGGAAAAACGGTTTAAATGATTTAGAAATTATTATTCAGCAATCACGTGAATATCTGCAAGAGGGCGGTATTTTATTTTTAGAGCATGGCTATCAGCAGGCGACTTTTGTTAAGGAATTTTTTTTAAAATATGGCTACCATCAGATAAAAAATTACAAAGATTTGGCTGGTCATCAACGAGTTAGTAGTGGAAAATGGAATTAA
- a CDS encoding nicotinate phosphoribosyltransferase: protein MQNALAQLYKSSLVLLTDFYQLTMAYGYWKAGIHEREAVFYHSFRQAPFNGRYTICAGLGTFIDYLLNFQFTKDDIDYLAGLTDTKGKALFHADFLEYLQQIKFSCDIDAVEEGSVVFPQEPLIRVKGPLLQCQLLESILLNIINFQSLIATSAARLLQATRGEPVLEFGLRRAQGFDGALMASRAAYIGGCTATSNVLAGKLLNIPVRGTHAHSWVLSFANELEAFRVYAQTFPDRCIFLVDTYNTLEGVKNAIKISEELKPNGFKLAGIRLDSGDLAYLSQQARKLLDAAGYHDAVIVGSNDLNPLVITSLKEQGASINVWGVGTHLITAYEQPALEGVYKLSAIKSAEGIWENKLKLSEQTIKISTPGILSVRRYYIDRVDGSAMADAIYDERLGISEENITIIDPIDPTKRRIIPAGTPHRDLLTPIFRLGKLIYKRPLLKASQEKTYQELQQFHESIRRLLNPHAYPVGLEENLYHLKLKLILKAKTVLSK from the coding sequence ATGCAAAATGCATTAGCACAACTCTATAAATCTTCTTTGGTTTTATTAACTGATTTTTACCAATTGACGATGGCCTATGGTTATTGGAAAGCCGGTATCCACGAACGTGAAGCGGTTTTTTATCATAGCTTTCGACAAGCCCCGTTTAATGGCAGGTACACCATTTGTGCAGGTTTAGGCACATTCATTGATTACTTGCTAAATTTTCAATTTACTAAAGACGATATCGATTATTTAGCTGGATTAACAGATACCAAAGGCAAAGCATTATTTCATGCTGATTTTTTAGAGTATTTACAACAAATAAAATTTAGCTGTGATATTGATGCCGTTGAAGAAGGATCCGTGGTTTTTCCGCAAGAACCTTTAATTCGTGTTAAGGGACCCTTATTACAATGTCAGTTATTAGAGAGCATTTTACTCAATATTATTAATTTTCAAAGTCTTATTGCGACTAGCGCGGCGCGTTTGTTGCAAGCTACACGAGGCGAGCCCGTATTAGAATTTGGATTACGTCGTGCACAAGGTTTTGATGGCGCGTTAATGGCAAGTCGTGCCGCTTATATTGGAGGTTGTACCGCAACATCGAATGTATTAGCCGGAAAATTATTAAATATTCCGGTACGTGGAACGCATGCACATAGTTGGGTGCTCAGTTTTGCTAATGAGTTAGAAGCTTTTCGTGTTTATGCGCAAACCTTTCCGGATCGGTGTATTTTTTTAGTGGATACGTATAATACACTTGAGGGCGTGAAAAATGCGATTAAAATTAGCGAGGAATTAAAACCTAATGGCTTTAAATTAGCGGGTATTCGCTTAGATTCTGGAGATCTTGCTTATTTAAGCCAACAGGCGCGCAAACTATTAGATGCCGCAGGCTACCATGATGCAGTCATTGTCGGCAGCAACGATTTGAATCCTTTGGTAATCACCAGTTTGAAAGAACAAGGGGCTAGCATTAATGTTTGGGGTGTTGGTACGCATCTCATTACTGCCTATGAACAGCCGGCACTCGAAGGTGTTTACAAACTGAGTGCAATTAAGTCGGCAGAAGGGATCTGGGAAAACAAACTTAAATTATCAGAACAAACTATTAAAATTTCCACTCCGGGCATTTTATCGGTACGCCGTTATTACATCGATAGAGTGGATGGTTCAGCGATGGCTGATGCAATTTACGATGAAAGATTAGGAATTTCAGAAGAGAATATTACTATTATTGATCCTATCGATCCGACGAAAAGACGTATCATTCCCGCAGGCACGCCGCATCGTGATTTATTAACGCCAATTTTTCGTCTAGGGAAATTAATTTACAAACGACCTTTATTAAAAGCTAGCCAAGAAAAAACTTATCAAGAATTACAACAATTCCATGAAAGTATTCGACGACTATTAAATCCCCATGCTTACCCGGTGGGCTTAGAAGAAAATCTATATCATTTAAAATTAAAACTTATTTTAAAAGCCAAAACAGTATTAAGTAAATAA